The following is a genomic window from Synechococcus sp. MW101C3.
ATCGCCGCCGAACACCAGCGCCGCGGCGTGGCCTTTCTCGTGGGGGGCAGCGGGCTGTACCTGCAGGCCCTCACCCAGGGGCTGCAGCCACCGGCGGTTCCGCCACAGCCGGCCCTGCGCGCCCAACTGGCGGCGCTGGGGCCAGCCACCTGCCACCAGTTGCTGCGTCAGGCCGACCCGGAGGCGGCAGGGCGCATCGACCATGCCGACACCGTGCGCACCCAGCGGGCCCTGGAGGTGCTGTACGCCACCGGGCGGCCCCTGTCCAGCCAGCAAAGCCAACGACCACCCGCCTGGCGGGTGCTTGAACTGGGCCTTGACCCCAGCGACCTCAGGCAGCGGATCGCCCGCCGTACCCGTTCGCTCTATGCCGATGGCCTGGTGGAGGAAACGCAGGAGCTGGCCCGGCGCTTCGGCCCCAACCTGCCGCTGCTGCAGACGATCGGCTACGGCGAAGTCCTGCAGCTGCTGGCGGGCGAGCTGAGCGAGGCGGAGGCGATCAGCCGAACCGACCAGCGCACGCGGCAGTATGCCAAGCGCCAGCGCACCTGGTTCCGGCGCCGGCATGACCCGCTGTGGCTGGATCCGGGCGCTGGCGCCACCGATCTGCTGAGGGCCGCCGTGGTGGCGGTCGAAGGGGTTCTAGGGTAAGTGTGAGTGCTCGACGGCTGTTCCCCGTGCCGGCCTCCGCTACGCCCCTCGCTTCTTTGAATGCCTCCTCGTCCTCGGTTTGATCGTCGTGCTCCCGTGCGGGAGCTCCCCAACATCAACGAACGCATCAGTTACCCCCAGTTACGGGTGGTCGATGCCGACGGCAGTCAGCTCGGCGTGATCACCAGGGAGGAAGCCCTCGAGGTCGCCAAGGACCGTGAGCTCGACCTTGTGCTGGTGAGCGAGAAGGCGGATCCGCCGGTGTGTCGGATCATGGACTATGGCAAGTTCAAGTTCGAGCAGGAAAAAAAGGCCAAGGAAGCCAAGAAGAAGTCGCATCAAACCGAAGTCAAGGAGGTGAAGATGCGCTACAAGATCGATTCGCACGATTACCAGGTGCGCATCGGTCAGGCCATCCGCTTCCTCAAGGACGGCGACAAGGTGAAGTGCACGGTGATCTTCCGCGGCCGGGAGATTCAGCACACGGCGCTGGCTGAGCAGTTGCTGTATCGGATGGCCAAAGACCTCGAGGAAAGCGCCGAGATCCAGCAGGACCCCAAGCGCGAGGGGCGCAACATGATCATGTTCCTCACGCCGCGCAAAACGCCGCTCACCAAGGAAAAAGATGCCGCCGCCCTGGCGGCCAAGGCGGTGCGCACCATTCCTTCACCGCAGCGCCAGACCAGCGCCGCCGCTGCAGGCGAGGCCGCCGAGGGCTGAGCGCGCACGCAGGCGCAGAGCGTTGCTCGCTGCTGCGGCACGCCCATGCTCAGAGCGTGGTGGCGAACAGTTCGAGCATTCCCCGCCAGCCGGCGGCGGCAGCGACGGGGTCATGGTCGGGCCTGGCCTCGCACATGAATCCGTGGCCCGCCTCCAGTTCGATCAGCCGGTGGCGCCCGCCCGCCGGATCGGCCTGGCGTAACGCAGCCCCGATCGCCGCCAGCTCAGCGGCCGGCATCAGCGGATCGCGCCGCCCGCAGAAACACCAGACCCTGCCAGTGACCTCCGGTAACACCTCCAGGGTGGGGGGGCCGCCCCCCGGCCTGCCGCTGGCCACCCCTGCCCCGTAAAAGTCTGCGGTGGCAGCGATCTGGGGCAGGCTGGCCGCCAGCAGAGCGGCGTGGCCGCCAAAACAGAAGCCCACGCAGCCCAGCAGGCCGGCCCCGGTGCGTTCCTGCAACCACTGGCAGGCCACGTCCAGATCAGCCAGCAGCTCGGCGCTGCTGGTGCGGTCCTTGTGGCTGCGTCCTTCGGCCAGATCATCGGCGCTGTAGCCCAGCTCCAGGGCCGGAGCGCTGCGGGCGAACAGGGGCACCGCCAGCGCCGCATACCCCTCCAGAGCCAGCCGGTCGGCGACCGAACGCACCCAGGCGTTGATGCCGAAAACCTCCGGCAGTACAAGGATGGCGCCTCGTGCGGGCTGGGCGGGAGCAGCCCACCAGCAACGCAGCGGCACCGAAACCACACCGGTGCGCTGCGCCTGCTCGCCTGCCAGCGAACCTGCCGGCCTGTCAGCAGCCACCAGGCCAGGAGCAGCAGCGGGGGCTGCAGGAAGGGTGATCCACTCGGCCACGGATGCTGTCGCAGGGGTCGGCCCACACGATGCCACTGCGGCGGTTGGGCCAGTGGCGGAGCAACCGGCACAGTCTCTTATGACAAACAGGGAATTGTCACCGGGGCCGAAGCTCCGTAGGGTGTCCCCAGACGTTCAGGTCCGGGCCGGCGTGCGATTTCACATCCAGCAGGAAAGCGACATCCCGGCGTCGACACAGCTGTACAACCAGATCTGCTTCGCGATCGCGGCCCGTCATTACCCGCCGGGCCACCGCCTGCCGAGCACGCGGCAGCTGGCCATGCAGACCGGCCTGCACCGCAACACGATCAGCAAGGTCTACCGCCAGCTGGAAAACGACGGTGTCGTGGAGGCGATGGCGGGCTCCGGCATCTATGTGCGCGATCAGCAGAAGCCGCGCGAGCTGAAGGCACCGCCGGGCCTGCGCAACCGCCTGCGGCCCGACATCGACCGCGAGGTGCGCCAGTGCGTCGACGGCCTGCTCAACGCCGGCTGCACGCTGCAGCAGGCAAGGGAGCTGCTCACCCGCGAAATCGACTGGCGGCTGCGCTGCGGCGCCCGCGTGCTGGTGAGCACACCGCGCGAGGACATCGGCGCCTCGCTGCTGATCGCCGAAGAACTGGTGCCGGTGCTG
Proteins encoded in this region:
- the infC gene encoding translation initiation factor IF-3, producing the protein MPPRPRFDRRAPVRELPNINERISYPQLRVVDADGSQLGVITREEALEVAKDRELDLVLVSEKADPPVCRIMDYGKFKFEQEKKAKEAKKKSHQTEVKEVKMRYKIDSHDYQVRIGQAIRFLKDGDKVKCTVIFRGREIQHTALAEQLLYRMAKDLEESAEIQQDPKREGRNMIMFLTPRKTPLTKEKDAAALAAKAVRTIPSPQRQTSAAAAGEAAEG
- the miaA gene encoding tRNA (adenosine(37)-N6)-dimethylallyltransferase MiaA, with protein sequence MAASLPLVLVLLGPTASGKSALALELAGHFDLTVLSVDSRQLYAGMDIGTAKPTAAERARVPHGLLDLRPPDQPLNLQEFRQAAEAAIAAEHQRRGVAFLVGGSGLYLQALTQGLQPPAVPPQPALRAQLAALGPATCHQLLRQADPEAAGRIDHADTVRTQRALEVLYATGRPLSSQQSQRPPAWRVLELGLDPSDLRQRIARRTRSLYADGLVEETQELARRFGPNLPLLQTIGYGEVLQLLAGELSEAEAISRTDQRTRQYAKRQRTWFRRRHDPLWLDPGAGATDLLRAAVVAVEGVLG
- a CDS encoding dienelactone hydrolase family protein; translated protein: MAEWITLPAAPAAAPGLVAADRPAGSLAGEQAQRTGVVSVPLRCWWAAPAQPARGAILVLPEVFGINAWVRSVADRLALEGYAALAVPLFARSAPALELGYSADDLAEGRSHKDRTSSAELLADLDVACQWLQERTGAGLLGCVGFCFGGHAALLAASLPQIAATADFYGAGVASGRPGGGPPTLEVLPEVTGRVWCFCGRRDPLMPAAELAAIGAALRQADPAGGRHRLIELEAGHGFMCEARPDHDPVAAAAGWRGMLELFATTL